In a genomic window of Desulfovibrio legallii:
- a CDS encoding zincin-like metallopeptidase domain-containing protein: MKDDKPKRPPFHVEFAEKIIERLKEGTAPWQKPWEDGGQIVAPHNPVSGTVYRGVNRVGLALSGYDDPRWMTYKQAQEAGYQVQAGSKSTPVVFYQWTREKDKMDENGNPVLGEDGKPEKVHVYLDRPIVRFAHVFNAEQIDGDLPPLSLTKNPHKWEPLEKAESILAASGSTIKHDQSNRAFYRPLMDEIHLPPKVNFDEPGKYYATALHELGHWTGHESRLNREGGPFGSEPYAKEELRAEIASWMLGQDIGVRHDPDQHVAYVASWIKALEEDPSEIMRACRDAEQIKEYVLGLERDKELGDERVKTPEVERPDTPEPIAAMGTPDGAQEQSAPSRPAPEKTWLSVPYREKEQAKSLGAKWDTTEKSWYAPKGADLAKLAAWLPEHARGKAPEPASPEPVAAMGVPEPARKTAAEKVWLVVPFREKEQAKRLGAKWDRSEKCWFAPEGADQGALSRWLPEPGKSPVRVPGLSPEAEFARMLDEAGFDMQGREPVMDGKIHRVPLLGKLANPGRADGAYCGYLDHLPAGWAQNHITGEVLHWSATGHVMTPEESAERRAAMEQQREEREQSMRESRNAVAKECRDLWDKLESASPDAHYLKEKGVPSFGLRQDQNGFLAVPLRNTADELRGFQSISPEGEKRFKVGMEKKGNFHTIAAEGKDFSQGEILICEGYATGASLHMATEKPVAVALDSGNLEPVAKALREKFPQAQITICADNDHALKRNGKPYNVGMEKAKAAALAVGGKVAAPVFNEEEKAKGLTDFNDLHKSRGIKEVQKQVGLSLLHDQGKTRELSL, encoded by the coding sequence ATGAAGGATGACAAGCCCAAACGTCCCCCGTTCCATGTAGAGTTTGCGGAAAAAATCATAGAACGCCTGAAAGAAGGGACCGCGCCTTGGCAAAAACCTTGGGAAGACGGCGGGCAAATCGTTGCGCCGCATAATCCCGTTTCCGGCACGGTTTACAGGGGGGTGAACCGGGTTGGGTTGGCTTTGTCCGGCTATGACGATCCCCGGTGGATGACATATAAACAGGCACAAGAGGCGGGGTATCAGGTCCAGGCCGGGAGTAAATCCACGCCCGTGGTGTTTTATCAGTGGACGCGGGAAAAAGATAAAATGGATGAGAACGGCAATCCGGTCCTGGGGGAAGACGGCAAGCCGGAAAAGGTCCATGTCTATCTGGATCGGCCTATTGTGCGTTTCGCCCATGTTTTCAATGCGGAACAGATAGACGGGGACTTGCCGCCGCTCTCGTTGACGAAAAATCCCCATAAATGGGAACCGCTGGAAAAGGCGGAAAGCATCCTGGCTGCCTCCGGCTCGACCATCAAACACGATCAAAGCAATCGTGCCTTTTACCGGCCTTTGATGGATGAAATCCACCTCCCGCCCAAAGTGAATTTTGACGAACCGGGCAAGTATTACGCCACAGCGCTACATGAGCTTGGTCACTGGACAGGCCATGAATCCCGCCTGAATCGGGAAGGTGGACCGTTCGGCTCAGAACCTTACGCCAAGGAAGAGTTGCGGGCGGAAATCGCTTCATGGATGCTCGGACAAGACATAGGCGTCCGCCACGATCCTGATCAGCATGTGGCCTATGTCGCCTCCTGGATCAAAGCCCTTGAGGAAGACCCTTCTGAAATCATGCGGGCTTGCCGGGATGCCGAACAAATCAAGGAATACGTCCTGGGACTGGAACGGGACAAGGAACTTGGAGACGAGCGCGTCAAAACGCCGGAAGTCGAGCGGCCCGATACGCCGGAACCCATAGCGGCTATGGGAACGCCGGATGGGGCGCAGGAACAATCCGCGCCGTCACGTCCAGCCCCGGAAAAAACTTGGTTGTCTGTGCCATACCGCGAAAAGGAACAGGCCAAAAGCCTGGGCGCGAAATGGGATACCACGGAAAAAAGTTGGTATGCGCCAAAAGGGGCGGATTTAGCCAAACTGGCCGCATGGCTGCCGGAACATGCGCGGGGTAAAGCGCCGGAACCTGCTTCCCCGGAACCCGTGGCGGCAATGGGCGTACCGGAACCGGCGCGGAAAACGGCTGCGGAAAAAGTTTGGTTGGTTGTGCCGTTTCGGGAAAAGGAACAGGCCAAACGTCTGGGCGCAAAGTGGGACCGGTCGGAAAAATGTTGGTTCGCCCCGGAAGGCGCGGACCAGGGGGCGCTTTCTCGTTGGCTGCCGGAACCGGGTAAGAGTCCCGTGCGTGTGCCGGGGTTGTCGCCAGAAGCCGAATTTGCCCGGATGCTGGACGAGGCGGGCTTTGATATGCAGGGACGGGAACCCGTCATGGATGGAAAAATTCACCGCGTCCCGCTGCTCGGCAAACTGGCCAACCCCGGACGGGCTGACGGTGCCTATTGCGGCTATCTGGATCATCTCCCGGCCGGATGGGCACAAAACCATATTACCGGGGAAGTGTTGCACTGGTCAGCAACAGGCCATGTCATGACGCCGGAAGAATCGGCGGAACGGCGGGCGGCAATGGAGCAGCAGCGGGAAGAGCGGGAACAGAGTATGCGGGAGTCTCGAAACGCGGTAGCGAAAGAATGCCGGGACTTGTGGGACAAACTGGAATCGGCTTCGCCGGATGCTCACTATCTCAAGGAAAAGGGAGTGCCGTCCTTTGGCCTGCGACAAGATCAAAATGGTTTTCTGGCGGTCCCTCTGCGGAATACTGCGGATGAGCTGCGCGGCTTTCAATCTATTTCGCCGGAAGGGGAAAAGCGTTTCAAAGTCGGCATGGAAAAAAAGGGAAATTTTCATACCATAGCGGCGGAAGGCAAAGACTTCTCGCAAGGGGAAATCCTGATCTGCGAAGGCTACGCCACGGGTGCAAGTTTGCACATGGCCACGGAAAAACCGGTGGCCGTGGCGTTGGATTCCGGCAACCTGGAACCCGTGGCCAAAGCCCTGCGGGAAAAATTCCCGCAAGCGCAAATCACCATTTGCGCGGATAACGATCACGCGCTCAAACGGAACGGCAAACCTTACAACGTGGGTATGGAAAAAGCCAAAGCCGCCGCCCTAGCCGTGGGCGGCAAAGTGGCGGCTCCGGTGTTCAATGAGGAGGAAAAGGCAAAAGGCTTGACGGATTTCAACGATCTGCACAAGTCGCGGGGGATTAAGGAAGTACAAAAACAAGTCGGCCTATCCCTTCTCCATGATCAGGGAAAGACACGGGAACTGTCTTTATGA
- a CDS encoding DNA N-6-adenine-methyltransferase yields the protein MNVHFSSRKTDWATPWTLFRQWDTLQGPFTLDVCATAENAKCGHFFSPKDDGLSQNWSGVCWMNPPYGRAISHWIAKAVVEVNTAGVRRVVCLLPARTDTAWWHTFVIPHGAVRFLRGRIRFEGAAHPAPFPSAIVVFNNPSLQFLRDTRPNLAPPDGLLRKSHVREIVDS from the coding sequence ATGAACGTGCATTTTTCCAGCCGTAAAACCGATTGGGCAACACCTTGGACGCTTTTCCGGCAATGGGACACACTGCAAGGCCCATTCACGCTGGACGTGTGTGCCACAGCCGAAAATGCCAAATGTGGGCATTTCTTTTCCCCGAAAGACGACGGACTCTCTCAAAATTGGAGCGGTGTTTGCTGGATGAACCCGCCATATGGACGTGCTATTTCGCACTGGATCGCCAAAGCGGTTGTGGAGGTGAACACAGCCGGGGTCAGGCGTGTTGTTTGTCTTCTCCCCGCGCGGACAGATACCGCATGGTGGCATACCTTTGTTATTCCGCATGGCGCTGTGCGGTTTCTGCGGGGACGGATACGCTTCGAGGGCGCGGCACATCCCGCACCGTTTCCCAGTGCTATTGTCGTCTTTAATAACCCAAGCCTACAATTTCTGCGGGACACGCGCCCCAACCTCGCGCCGCCTGACGGCCTTTTAAGGAAAAGTCATGTGCGCGAAATTGTTGATTCTTGA
- a CDS encoding toprim domain-containing protein: MCAKLLILESPGKVKKVQSFLGPDWKVVASVGHVRDLPVKEMGVAAPDFKPHYQPTERGADVLKRLGALAKQADVVYLATDPDREGEAIAWHVADALKLKDAKRVTYGEITESAVKAAVQSPRAIDMALVAAQEGRRVLDRFCGYLVSGPLSRAVGTRLSAGRVQSPALRLVVERERAITSFVSVTHYGAELSFEGWKAAWVVKSWIEPGQEYFRIKPWQKKWRACAPWKSWTVKNRKPASRLRLRSQRPACNRPPAMP; this comes from the coding sequence ATGTGCGCGAAATTGTTGATTCTTGAGTCTCCCGGCAAGGTGAAAAAAGTACAGTCGTTCCTTGGCCCGGATTGGAAAGTGGTTGCTTCTGTCGGGCATGTCCGCGATCTGCCGGTCAAGGAAATGGGCGTGGCCGCACCGGATTTCAAGCCGCACTATCAGCCCACGGAGCGCGGGGCGGATGTGTTGAAACGGCTAGGGGCGCTGGCAAAACAGGCCGATGTTGTTTATCTGGCCACGGACCCGGATAGAGAAGGGGAAGCTATCGCGTGGCATGTGGCCGATGCCCTGAAACTGAAGGACGCAAAGCGCGTCACCTATGGAGAAATCACGGAAAGCGCGGTCAAGGCCGCTGTCCAGAGTCCCCGCGCCATTGATATGGCTTTGGTGGCCGCGCAAGAGGGGCGGCGCGTTCTGGATCGCTTTTGCGGGTATCTGGTGTCCGGCCCGCTCTCCCGCGCCGTGGGTACGCGCCTTTCTGCCGGGCGCGTCCAGAGTCCGGCCTTACGGTTGGTGGTCGAACGGGAACGGGCAATCACTTCCTTTGTGAGTGTCACGCATTACGGGGCGGAACTGAGCTTTGAGGGCTGGAAAGCGGCCTGGGTGGTCAAGTCGTGGATTGAGCCGGGACAAGAATATTTCAGGATCAAGCCCTGGCAGAAAAAATGGCGGGCCTGCGCTCCTTGGAAATCCTGGACTGTGAAGAATCGGAAGCCCGCGTCGCGCCTCCGACTCCGTTCACAACGTCCAGCCTGCAACAGGCCGCCAGCAATGCCCTAA
- a CDS encoding type IA DNA topoisomerase, which translates to MEILDCEESEARVAPPTPFTTSSLQQAASNALKFKPKQTMSLAQALYEQGHITYMRTDSPNLSQEAVAVIRAYADGQGWPLPDKPRTWKAKDGAQEAHEAIRPTHIEEEDAGETADEKALYRLIRVRALASQLADSVYAVRLLRLSADVDGKQATFEAKGRTLQEQGWKVLLAADEATKDDAEDEPDNPVPALQSGAQVTALSGRVLTKKTKPPTRYTLASLVRELENRGIGRPSTFAAILDTIQTREYIKEEKRYLVPTPLGVQVVDALVNAFSFVDYAFTKEMEQALDDIASGKTKYQQVVATAFNRLMDEVTRFDSAHAVLCPECQSPKLRHIVKEDTKNVRGYDFFACPDCEATFPNVDGKPGPKQDRKKPELSEYKCGECGKPLIRRMGTTQNGKPYDFFGCSGFPKCKAKYEVKDSKPV; encoded by the coding sequence TTGGAAATCCTGGACTGTGAAGAATCGGAAGCCCGCGTCGCGCCTCCGACTCCGTTCACAACGTCCAGCCTGCAACAGGCCGCCAGCAATGCCCTAAAATTCAAACCGAAACAAACTATGTCTCTGGCGCAAGCCCTCTATGAGCAAGGCCACATTACCTATATGCGGACGGATTCTCCTAATCTCTCGCAAGAGGCCGTAGCGGTGATCCGCGCCTATGCCGATGGGCAAGGCTGGCCGCTGCCGGACAAGCCGCGTACCTGGAAGGCCAAAGACGGGGCACAAGAGGCGCATGAGGCGATCCGGCCTACTCATATAGAAGAGGAAGACGCCGGGGAAACGGCCGATGAAAAAGCCCTATACCGGCTGATCCGCGTTCGCGCCCTGGCATCACAGTTGGCGGATTCCGTCTACGCCGTGCGCCTGCTCCGGCTATCTGCGGATGTGGACGGCAAACAAGCCACGTTTGAGGCCAAAGGCCGGACCCTACAGGAACAAGGGTGGAAAGTGCTTCTGGCTGCGGATGAGGCCACCAAAGACGACGCGGAAGACGAGCCGGACAATCCCGTCCCGGCGCTGCAATCCGGCGCACAGGTCACGGCGCTTTCCGGCCGTGTCCTGACGAAAAAGACAAAGCCGCCCACGCGCTACACGCTGGCGAGTCTGGTGCGGGAATTGGAAAATAGAGGAATAGGCCGTCCGTCTACGTTCGCGGCCATTTTGGACACTATCCAAACCCGTGAATACATCAAAGAAGAAAAACGCTATCTGGTGCCTACTCCCTTGGGGGTACAGGTGGTGGATGCCCTGGTGAATGCGTTTTCCTTCGTTGATTATGCGTTCACCAAAGAAATGGAACAGGCGCTTGATGATATTGCCAGCGGCAAGACGAAATATCAGCAAGTTGTCGCTACGGCTTTCAATCGGCTGATGGATGAGGTGACGCGCTTTGACTCAGCACATGCCGTGCTCTGCCCAGAGTGCCAAAGCCCCAAACTGCGGCATATAGTCAAAGAGGACACAAAAAATGTGCGCGGCTATGACTTCTTCGCCTGTCCCGACTGTGAAGCCACGTTTCCGAATGTGGACGGCAAGCCTGGCCCGAAACAGGATCGGAAAAAGCCGGAACTGTCGGAATACAAATGCGGGGAATGCGGCAAGCCTCTGATCCGTCGCATGGGGACGACCCAAAATGGCAAGCCGTATGATTTCTTCGGCTGCTCCGGCTTCCCGAAATGTAAAGCCAAGTATGAGGTGAAAGACAGCAAACCTGTATAA